The following proteins are encoded in a genomic region of Pikeienuella piscinae:
- the rseP gene encoding RIP metalloprotease RseP — protein MSYIAEIPYVGWVIPFLVVLGVVVFVHEYGHYIVGRWVGIRAEVFSIGFGPELLAWRDKRGMRWRVGALPLGGYVKFAGDMNAASAGVDREALARMSAEERKGAFHTAAIWRRALTVLAGPVANFILSILVFAFFAMLAGREVNEPVIGSIRADANPELGLMAGDRVIAIDGNYVESFSDILVELAALEGQRATALVDRGAGEEEIEIFYLRPARVDEVVPGGAAADAGLQPDDVVTAVDGEPTPSFDSLRARIAASGGAMLSLDVTRGDEKLVLSMTPEMVEMPGPDGAIERRPMIGVRNMSFGGIEPIVETANPFDALTYGAARTWAIIAGTMDYLGDMITGAADSSQLGGPIQIAKVSGQAAEQGLESLAMMIALISTSIGLINLFPIPVLDGGHLVFYALEAVRGKPLRARWQEIGNGVGFGMIMLLMVFATYNDLLR, from the coding sequence ATGTCCTATATCGCCGAGATTCCCTATGTCGGTTGGGTGATTCCGTTCCTCGTCGTTCTCGGCGTGGTCGTCTTCGTGCATGAATACGGCCATTACATCGTCGGACGGTGGGTCGGAATCCGGGCCGAGGTGTTTTCCATCGGTTTCGGGCCGGAACTGCTCGCCTGGCGCGACAAGCGAGGGATGCGCTGGCGCGTCGGGGCGCTGCCGCTCGGCGGCTATGTGAAATTCGCGGGCGACATGAACGCGGCTTCCGCCGGGGTCGACCGGGAGGCGCTGGCGCGCATGTCCGCGGAGGAGAGAAAGGGCGCGTTTCATACCGCCGCGATCTGGCGTCGCGCGCTCACGGTGCTGGCCGGCCCGGTGGCGAACTTCATCCTGTCGATCCTGGTCTTCGCCTTTTTCGCCATGCTGGCGGGACGCGAGGTCAACGAGCCGGTGATCGGCTCGATCCGGGCCGACGCCAACCCCGAACTCGGGCTGATGGCCGGGGATCGGGTGATCGCGATCGACGGCAATTATGTCGAGAGCTTCTCCGACATCCTGGTCGAGCTCGCCGCGCTGGAGGGCCAGCGCGCGACTGCGCTGGTGGATCGCGGCGCCGGCGAGGAGGAGATCGAGATTTTCTATCTGCGCCCGGCGCGGGTCGATGAGGTGGTTCCCGGCGGCGCCGCCGCCGACGCCGGGCTGCAGCCGGACGATGTCGTCACCGCGGTGGATGGAGAGCCCACGCCGAGCTTCGATTCCCTCCGGGCCCGCATCGCGGCGTCCGGCGGCGCGATGCTCTCGCTTGACGTGACGCGCGGCGACGAAAAGCTGGTTCTGTCCATGACGCCGGAGATGGTGGAGATGCCGGGGCCGGACGGCGCGATTGAGCGCAGGCCGATGATCGGCGTGAGGAACATGTCCTTCGGCGGTATCGAGCCGATCGTCGAGACGGCCAACCCGTTCGATGCGCTGACATATGGCGCGGCGCGGACCTGGGCGATCATCGCGGGAACGATGGATTATCTCGGCGACATGATTACCGGAGCGGCCGATTCGAGCCAGCTGGGCGGCCCGATCCAGATCGCCAAGGTCTCCGGCCAGGCGGCGGAGCAGGGGCTCGAGTCGCTGGCGATGATGATCGCGTTGATCTCCACGTCGATCGGGCTGATCAATCTCTTTCCGATTCCGGTTCTGGACGGCGGACACCTGGTGTTTTACGCGTTGGAGGCCGTGCGCGGGAAACCGCTCCGGGCGCGCTGGCAGGAGATCGGAAATGGAGTGGGCTTCGGCATGATAATGCTGCTAATGGTGTTCGCGACATATAATGACCTGCTGCGCTGA
- a CDS encoding phosphatidate cytidylyltransferase: protein MTPAPAPPRRFGDLAVRSVIAVIFAATGFGAIWAGGGWGLAFVMIAGGIMAWEWRRIAARPGDRVLAGFQALAVAGAVFVAFHGRIVEAAVFLFAVATLGAAVDIARARSPWWSLAGALYLGAALSFFVLLLGSPQHGLQVIIWLVLVVVATDIGAYFSGRLIGGPKLWPRVSPNKTWAGGIGGVTLAAVAAALVGLGAGRGVGGGALLAAVLVSAISQAGDFAESAYKRKFDKKDSGRLLPGHGGLLDRLDGMIAATLAVGVLSLIRPELPIWAW from the coding sequence ATGACGCCGGCGCCGGCGCCCCCGCGCCGATTCGGCGACCTCGCGGTGCGCTCGGTCATCGCCGTCATCTTCGCCGCGACCGGTTTCGGCGCGATCTGGGCCGGCGGCGGCTGGGGGCTTGCTTTCGTGATGATCGCGGGCGGCATCATGGCCTGGGAATGGCGCCGCATCGCGGCGCGCCCCGGCGACCGGGTGCTGGCCGGGTTTCAGGCGCTGGCGGTGGCGGGCGCGGTCTTCGTCGCCTTTCACGGCCGGATCGTCGAGGCGGCGGTGTTTCTGTTCGCGGTCGCCACGCTCGGCGCCGCTGTGGACATCGCGCGCGCGCGCTCGCCCTGGTGGAGCCTCGCCGGCGCGCTCTATCTTGGCGCGGCGCTCTCGTTTTTCGTGCTTCTGCTGGGCAGCCCCCAACATGGTTTGCAGGTGATCATCTGGCTGGTGCTCGTGGTCGTGGCGACGGATATCGGGGCCTATTTCTCCGGCCGGCTGATCGGCGGGCCGAAACTCTGGCCGCGCGTCAGTCCGAACAAGACCTGGGCCGGAGGGATCGGCGGCGTGACGCTGGCGGCGGTGGCGGCGGCGCTGGTCGGTCTCGGCGCCGGGCGGGGGGTCGGCGGCGGCGCGCTTCTCGCGGCGGTGCTGGTTTCCGCGATCAGCCAGGCCGGGGATTTCGCCGAAAGCGCCTACAAGCGGAAATTCGACAAGAAGGACAGCGGCCGGCTGCTGCCGGGCCATGGCGGGCTTCTCGACCGGCTCGACGGAATGATCGCGGCGACGCTGGCGGTCGGCGTGCTTTCACTGATCCGGCCCGAGCTGCCGATCTGGGCCTGGTGA
- the dxr gene encoding 1-deoxy-D-xylulose-5-phosphate reductoisomerase: protein MRAVSILGVTGSVGRSTLEVLRALGGREAFRVVALTGAANIDALAAAAREFGAEIAVTADEARLDDLRAALEGSGVEAAAGAAALTEAAARPADWVMAAIVGAAGLAPTLAAARTGATIALANKECLVAAGGLFLSAARAHGARVIPVDSEHSAIFQCLDANAGRAPTRFLLTASGGPFRDWPLERMAAATPASAAAHPNWPMGMKISIDSASMFNKALEMIEARWLFGATVETLDVVIHPQSVIHSAVSYADGSMLAQLGAPDMRTAIGYALTWPERGALPVAPLDLVALGRLDFSAPDEARFPALRLAWAAMDRSELCGAAFNAAKEAALDAFIAGRIGFLDMARVVEIVLEATPTAGRARDIADVLEADRIARRLADEEMTRSAA, encoded by the coding sequence ATGCGCGCCGTCTCCATCCTCGGCGTCACCGGCTCCGTCGGGCGGAGCACGCTGGAGGTGCTTCGCGCGCTCGGCGGACGGGAGGCGTTTCGCGTCGTCGCGCTGACCGGCGCGGCGAATATCGACGCGCTGGCCGCGGCGGCGCGGGAGTTCGGGGCCGAGATCGCCGTCACCGCCGACGAGGCGCGGCTCGACGATCTTCGCGCCGCGCTCGAAGGGTCCGGTGTCGAGGCGGCGGCCGGGGCGGCGGCGCTGACAGAGGCGGCGGCGCGCCCGGCGGACTGGGTGATGGCGGCGATCGTCGGCGCGGCGGGGCTGGCGCCGACGCTGGCGGCGGCGCGGACCGGGGCGACGATCGCGCTCGCCAACAAGGAATGCCTGGTGGCGGCCGGCGGTCTTTTCCTCTCCGCCGCGCGGGCGCATGGCGCACGGGTGATTCCGGTGGACAGCGAGCATTCCGCGATCTTTCAGTGCCTCGACGCCAATGCGGGGCGGGCGCCGACGCGGTTTCTGCTGACCGCTTCGGGGGGGCCGTTTCGCGACTGGCCGCTCGAACGGATGGCGGCGGCGACGCCGGCCAGCGCGGCGGCGCATCCGAACTGGCCGATGGGGATGAAAATCTCCATCGACAGCGCGTCGATGTTCAACAAGGCGCTGGAGATGATCGAGGCGCGCTGGCTTTTCGGCGCGACGGTCGAGACGCTTGACGTGGTGATCCATCCGCAATCGGTGATCCATTCCGCGGTGAGTTACGCCGACGGCTCGATGCTGGCGCAGCTTGGCGCGCCGGACATGCGGACGGCGATCGGCTACGCGCTGACCTGGCCGGAACGGGGCGCGCTGCCGGTGGCGCCGCTCGATCTTGTCGCGCTTGGCCGGCTCGACTTTTCCGCCCCGGACGAGGCGCGTTTCCCCGCGCTCCGCCTCGCGTGGGCGGCGATGGACCGGAGCGAACTTTGCGGCGCGGCGTTCAATGCGGCCAAGGAGGCGGCGCTTGACGCGTTCATCGCCGGGCGGATCGGCTTCCTCGACATGGCGCGCGTCGTCGAGATCGTGCTAGAAGCCACGCCGACGGCCGGTCGGGCGCGCGATATCGCCGACGTGCTGGAAGCGGATCGCATTGCGCGGCGGCTGGCCGACGAGGAAATGACGCGGAGCGCGGCCTGA